In Litoreibacter ponti, the genomic stretch CTTGGAGACCTCCTCGGTCAGGTCCCCACGCATCAGGCCCAGCCAGTTGCCATAGGCCTGCACCTTGTCCTCGGCATCGACGCAGGCGACCGAATCCTCGCAATCCATGATGGCGGAGACGGCGCTTTCCATCACCACATCCGCCAGCCCCGCCTGATCGCGCGAACCGATCATATGGGTGCGATCGAAAACAAGTTCGACATGCAGCCCGTTGTTTTTCAACAAAACTGCGTCGGGCGCCTTGGGGTGCCCACGGTAGCCTGCAAACTTGGACGGGTCCGCCAGCGGCAGGTCATCGACCAGAAGCGCGCCGTCATGCACGTAGTAGCGCCGCGCGTCGGCGTGGCTGGTGCCCTCCAGCGGGAAGGCCTCGTCCAGAAACACCCGCGCCCGCGCCACGACCCGCGCACCGCGGCCCTTGTCATAGCCACCTTTCGGCGGGGCCGAGCCCATGGCATCGGTGCCGTAGAACCCGTCATAGAGCGAGCCCCAGCGGGCATTCGCCGCGTTCAGCGCGTATCGCGCATTGGTGATCGGCACCACCAGCTGAGGCCCGGGCACTTTCGCGATCTCGGCGTCGACATTGGCCGTATCGATTTCGAAATCATCGCCCTCCGGCAACAGATAGCCGATCTCCTGCAGGAACGCCTTGTAGGCGGCGTGGTCATGCTGCTGGTTGGCGCGGGCCTTGTGCCAGTCATCGATCTGGTCCTGCAACTCGGCGCGGCGGTCGAGCAGCGCCTGGTTCTTCGGCCCCATCTCGTGGGCAAGGTCCGACAGCCCCTTCCAGAAATCTTCTGCTGCGACGCCAGTGCTCGGCAGCGCCTGCTCTTCGATGAAGGCGGCCAGTTCGGCATCCACCTGCAGGCCATGTTTGTCGAGGCGGTTCTGGGCAAGGTCTTTCATCGCGGCGGTCTCCCAAGCAGCGGTCTGGTATACGTTGGCACACTACCTAGAAACAAAGTTTCCGATAGGCAACAAACCTGCCGGGAAATACTTTCGAATTCTGCCGTCCGCGCAAACAATCAGATCAGAAACTGAGGCGTAGCCCGCGCCAACGATCAGACCTCCGTCGCAACCGTAACGGCATGCGGTCTTCCGAGATACCGAACAGGATCAGGACCGCTTGAAGAGCGATCAGGACACCAACCAACTTGGCGATACGTCCACTCCAAATCGTTCGGGTGAGCATCTTGTCGCTGCGCATGTCGCCCCGGTCCGGATCGTAGCGCCCGGAAACGACATCCCCCGGCTGATGCGGTTTGAAATGAAGCCACCAGTTTTTGCCCACGTATTCTTCCCGGGGCGAAGCTGCCGTTTCGAGGGCAAGGACCGGGCGATACGACCATGCGCCGCCGACGCTTCGCTTCGATTGCACTTCCAGAACAATCAGCTGCGCAGGTTGTGAGCGGTCCCGGAAATGTGTTGCATCGCCAAAAAACAAGGCCCCCGCAAACCATACAAAGCAGGCGATCGCTAAGTATTTGAAGACCGTGATCGCGCGCGTGATGAATTCCATGGTCCCGGCTCCCGAGGTTTCGGGTTGAGGATGGTCAGAAGAAGCGGGCGAAATTGAGTTGGCTATGTGAAACCTTGATGGTGTCAGAGGCGTCAGCTCTGCAAAACCCAGCGCCTAGGTTTGACGCTTGGCCTCTCGGCGGCAGCGGTCCGAGCAATATTTGACCTCGTCCCAGACCTTTTCCCATTTCTTGCGCCACGTGAACGGCAGGCCGCATTGCGCGCAAATTTTCGATGGCAGGTCGGATTTCTTGCGCATCTTCGGCATGTTACAGGTCCAACTTCATTTGCCGCTCGGCCTTGGGCTCCGGGTCCCGTATGAACCGCCGCTGGCGATCCTTTCGGCTGGCGTGTTTCTCCACGATCTGCGCGGCCTCGGCCCGGAAGGCCTCGCCCTTGCGCACGCCCCAGACCCGCTCCCGCGCGGCTTTCGCGGCGGCTTTCACGTCAACGAGCGGCTCGGGGTAGCTGCGCCCCAAGATGCGCCCGGCCCCGTCCCAGCGCCACGGCTCTTGCAAGACCTCATCCGGCACCTCCGCCAGTTCCGGCACCCAGGCCCGTGTGAACACGCCATCCGGGTCCTGATCGCCCCCCTGTTTGACCGGGTTATAGATGCGCACCGTGTTCATCCCCGTCGTGCCCGATTGCATCTGCATCTGCGACCAATGAATACCCGGCTCGTAATCGGTGAAATACCGCGCCAGGATCGGCCCTGTGCTGCGCCAGTCGAGCCACAGGTGGTACGAGCCCACGGCCACGACCATGCTGCGCATGCGGAAATTCAGCCAACCGCCTGCCCGGGTGTAGCGCATGCAGGCGTCCACAAAAGGCAGCCCGGTCTCGCCCATCTCCCACGCGCGGAGTCGCGCGGCGTCGGTGCCGCGCAGGCCCTCATAGGCGCGGTGCAGGCATTCGCTCTCGATCCGCGGCTCGTCTTCGAGCTTTTGCATAAAGTGATCGCGCCACGCGAGGCGCGAGCGGAAGCTTTTGACCGAGCCGCCCCAGCCTTCCCGCGTGCCTTTGACCTCCGCCGCGCGGGCGCGGGCCGCCGTTTCAGCCTCCCGGCCCGACAACGTGCCAAAGGCCAGATGCGGCGAGAGCCGCGAGCAGGCCCATTCGCCCGCCACGGGTGAAGACATGTCGCGGCGGTAGGTCCGGCCTCGCTCAGTCAAAAAGCCACCCAGCAGCGACAGCGCATTAGAGCGCCCGCCGGGTTGGCGATCCGGGCACGGGTCCGGGGCGAGATCGGGATCGGGGATGTCCCCGGGCTCGACCGCCACTGCCTTCAGCGCAGCTGGGGCCACCAGAGGTTGGCCCATGAACCGGTCGCGCTGTTTCGCCCAGCCATCGCGGCCCTTGAGCCTGCGGACCACGCCCGATTGCGGCAGCTCTTCCCATGCGATGCCCTCCGCCCGCGCCCATGCTGCGACGCGCAGATCGCGGGCATAGGTCCAGGCGTTGCCGGTCTCCTCATGACTGATGATCCGCCCGATGCCGAAGCGCTGATGCGCACGCGCCAGAACATCGATCACGTCCCCCTGCCGCACGACCAAGGGCGCCCCGAGGCCCGCCAGCGCCGAACGTAATTCGATCAGGCTTTCACGGCAGAACGCCCATTGCCGGGCCGAGGTATCGTCGAGCGCCCAATATTCCGGTTCAACCACATAGAGCGGCAGCACGGGCGCACCGATCTCGGCCGCGCGCGCGAGCGCGGGGTGGTCTTCGACGCGCAGGTCGCGCTTGAACCAGAGGAGGGTTATGCCGCTCATGGGGTTCATCTATGCCCGCATCCTCTGCCGACAAGAGAGCGGCGGGGAAGGCCGTTGAAACGGCCTTCCAAACGCGAATTGAAATTCGCGTTTAAACCGTCTTCGAAGACGGTTTTCGCCCCGATCCAGACCGTCACGCCTATGCACTTGCAGGCCGCCAGCCCCCCGCCTACGCTCCGCCGCAACGCCGCCCCCGAAGGACCCGCAATGAAAGATGCAAGCCCCGCGACCCCGTCGCAGACGATCTACCTCAAGGACTACACCCCGCCGAGCCATTTGGTGGACAGCGTCGAGCTGGTCTTCAAGCTGCACCCGACGCAGACCCGCGTGATCTCGAAAATCGCGTTCCGCCCGAATCCGGACGCGGCCGATCCCACCTTCTACCTGCATGGCGAGCAGTTGAAGCTGATCCGCGCCAGCATCGACGGGCAGGACGCCAACGCCAAGGTCACCGATCTGGGCCTGACCGCGCAGGCCCCGGATGCGCCCTTCCTATGGGAGGCGGAGGTCGAAATCAGCCCGGCCACCAATACCGCGCTGGAGGGGCTTTACATGTCGAACGGCATGTATTGCACCCAGTGCGAGGCAGAGGGGTTTCGCAAGATCACCTACTACCCGGATCGCCCCGATGTGATGGCGGTCTTCACTGTCAAGATCGAGGGCGAGGAGCCGGTCAAGCTGTCCAATGGCAATGATCTGGGCGACGGGACGTGGCATGACCCCCACCCCAAGCCCGCCTACCTGTTCGCGCTCGTCGCGGGCGATCTGGTCAATCTGCACGACACGTTCACCACCCGTTCGGGCCGCAAGGTGGACCTGAACATCTATGTGCGCGACGGCGATCTGCACAAGACGCCCTTCGGAATGGACGCGCTGAAGCGATCGATGACATGGGACGAGGAGGTCTACGGGCGCGAATACGACCTCGACCTGTTCAACATCGTGGCCGTGGACGATTTCAACATGGGCGCGATGGAAAACAAGGGGCTCAACATCTTCAACTCCGCTGCCGTGCTGGCCTCGCCCGACACCGCGACCGACGGCAACTTTCACCGCATCGAGACGATCATCGCGCACGAGTATTTCCACAACTGGACCGGCAACCGCATCACCTGCCGAGACTGGTTCCAGCTGTGCCTGAAAGAGGGCCTGACCGTGTTCCGAGATCAGCAATTCTCCGGCGACACGCGCGGACACGCGGTGGAGCGCATTTCCGACGTGCTGCAACTGCGCGCGCGCCAGTTCCGCGAGGATAACGGCCCGCTGGCCCACCCGGTGCGGCCGGAAAGCTTTGTCGAGATCAACAACTTCTACACCGCGACGGTCTATGAGAAGGGCGCCGAGGTGATCGGAATGCTCAAGACGTTGATCGGCGACGCGGACTATTACGAGGGTTGCGATCTCTACTTCACGCGCCATGACGGGCAGGCCTGCACCATCGAGGATTGGCTGAAATGCTTCGAGGACGTCACCGGACGGGATCTCGCGCAGTTCAAGCTGTGGTACAGCCAGGCCGGCACGCCGCGCGTGAAGGTCGACGAAAGCTTCCACGACGGCACCTACACGCTGACCTTCATCCAATCGACCCCGCCCACACCGGGCCAGGACACCAAGGACCCCAAGGTGATCCCCATCGCTGTGGGCCTGCTCAATGAGGCGGGCGAGGAAATCCACGCCACCAAGGTCTGCGAGGTCACCGACGAGGTCCACAAGTTCCGCTTCACCGGGCTGGAGGCCAAGCCCGTCCCGTCGATCAACCGGAACTTCTCCGCCCCGATCATCCTTGAGCGCGACCAGAGCAATGCCGAGCGGGCCTTCCTGCTGGCCCACGACACCGACCCGTTCAACAAGTGGGAAGCGGGCCGGGCGCTGGCGCGCGACGTCATGGTGCGCATGGTGACCGAGGATGCGACACCCGATCAGGCCTATCTCGACGCGCTCGTGGCGGTGGCGCGCGACGACACGCTCGAGCCCGGCTTCAAGGCGATGTGTTTCTCCGGCCCCTCCAATGACGACATCCAGCAGGCGCTGGTGGATGGCGGCGTAACCCCCGACCCGACCAGAATTTTCCTGACAGGCCAGACGCTGAACCTCGCTATCAGCCAGACGATGCAGGACCTGCTGCCGCGAATCTACGCCGAGATGCAGGTCGACGGCCCCTACAGCCCGCGCAGCGAGGATGCCGACCGGCGCTTCTGGGGCAACGCGGCGCTGGCGATGCTGTCCCG encodes the following:
- a CDS encoding DUF2256 domain-containing protein, which produces MPKMRKKSDLPSKICAQCGLPFTWRKKWEKVWDEVKYCSDRCRREAKRQT
- a CDS encoding FAD-binding domain-containing protein — its product is MSGITLLWFKRDLRVEDHPALARAAEIGAPVLPLYVVEPEYWALDDTSARQWAFCRESLIELRSALAGLGAPLVVRQGDVIDVLARAHQRFGIGRIISHEETGNAWTYARDLRVAAWARAEGIAWEELPQSGVVRRLKGRDGWAKQRDRFMGQPLVAPAALKAVAVEPGDIPDPDLAPDPCPDRQPGGRSNALSLLGGFLTERGRTYRRDMSSPVAGEWACSRLSPHLAFGTLSGREAETAARARAAEVKGTREGWGGSVKSFRSRLAWRDHFMQKLEDEPRIESECLHRAYEGLRGTDAARLRAWEMGETGLPFVDACMRYTRAGGWLNFRMRSMVVAVGSYHLWLDWRSTGPILARYFTDYEPGIHWSQMQMQSGTTGMNTVRIYNPVKQGGDQDPDGVFTRAWVPELAEVPDEVLQEPWRWDGAGRILGRSYPEPLVDVKAAAKAARERVWGVRKGEAFRAEAAQIVEKHASRKDRQRRFIRDPEPKAERQMKLDL
- the pepN gene encoding aminopeptidase N, producing MKDASPATPSQTIYLKDYTPPSHLVDSVELVFKLHPTQTRVISKIAFRPNPDAADPTFYLHGEQLKLIRASIDGQDANAKVTDLGLTAQAPDAPFLWEAEVEISPATNTALEGLYMSNGMYCTQCEAEGFRKITYYPDRPDVMAVFTVKIEGEEPVKLSNGNDLGDGTWHDPHPKPAYLFALVAGDLVNLHDTFTTRSGRKVDLNIYVRDGDLHKTPFGMDALKRSMTWDEEVYGREYDLDLFNIVAVDDFNMGAMENKGLNIFNSAAVLASPDTATDGNFHRIETIIAHEYFHNWTGNRITCRDWFQLCLKEGLTVFRDQQFSGDTRGHAVERISDVLQLRARQFREDNGPLAHPVRPESFVEINNFYTATVYEKGAEVIGMLKTLIGDADYYEGCDLYFTRHDGQACTIEDWLKCFEDVTGRDLAQFKLWYSQAGTPRVKVDESFHDGTYTLTFIQSTPPTPGQDTKDPKVIPIAVGLLNEAGEEIHATKVCEVTDEVHKFRFTGLEAKPVPSINRNFSAPIILERDQSNAERAFLLAHDTDPFNKWEAGRALARDVMVRMVTEDATPDQAYLDALVAVARDDTLEPGFKAMCFSGPSNDDIQQALVDGGVTPDPTRIFLTGQTLNLAISQTMQDLLPRIYAEMQVDGPYSPRSEDADRRFWGNAALAMLSRLDGGAQAAAQYASADNMTQQLAALGCLLRAEVGEAQNAAFYAQWKDDRLVIDKWFSMQVSHAKLAAAPAKAAELTAHPDFTMANPNRFRAVFGALAGNSAGFHEPGGSGYALLADWLIKLDAKNPQIAARMSTAFETWPRYDADRQGMMREALTRIQAAPGLSPDLSEMVNRILAA